A portion of the Bubalus kerabau isolate K-KA32 ecotype Philippines breed swamp buffalo chromosome 1, PCC_UOA_SB_1v2, whole genome shotgun sequence genome contains these proteins:
- the GPR150 gene encoding probable G-protein coupled receptor 150: MEAPFSPSTPSPAPNLSVPISLGWGLNLTSGQGAPGQGAPIPGPPPPSPPPPSGLPSRRVRLVFLGVILVVTVAGNATVLCRLCGGGGPWAGPKRRKMDFLLVQLALADLYAGGGTALSQLAWELLGEPRRAAGDLACRCVHLLRASGRAASAHLVALIALERQRAVRRPQGPPLPARALAALGWLLALLLALPAAFVVRGGAPSPPPPAAPPPARAWPGERRCHDIFTLLPRWHLMLYALYEALAGFAAPAAVMSVAGGRLLRTWWPRQPRAPSAAAAAAAAAPRSASPGQASAPNVLPRAKVQSLKMSLVLALLFVGCQLPYFAARLATTWSSGQVGDWETDDLAVVLRLIGVANSALDPFVYLFFQAGGCRLRRRLRRRLGALCCPPEGVAEDEEGTRGHQALHRHRWPHPHYHHARREQPEQGYLRPPPPRPRPPPCSCESVF, from the coding sequence ATGGAGGCTCCCTTCAGCCCCTCAACTCCGTCGCCGGCGCCCAACCTCTCCGTACCCATCTCGCTGGGCTGGGGTCTCAACCTGACTTCCGGACAGGGAGCCCCCGGACAAGGAGCCCCCATCCCAGGACCCCCACCTCCATCACCTCCGCCGCCGTCCGGGCTGCCCAGCCGCCGCGTCCGCCTGGTCTTCCTGGGGGTTATCCTGGTGGTGACTGTGGCCGGCAACGCCACGGTGCTGTGTCGCCTGTGCGGCGGCGGCGGGCCCTGGGCGGGTCCCAAGCGTCGCAAGATGGACTTCCTGCTGGTGCAGCTGGCCCTGGCCGACCTGTACGCGGGCGGGGGCACCGCGCTGTCGCAGCTGGCTTGGGAACTCCTGGGTGAGCCGCGCCGGGCCGCGGGAGACCTGGCGTGCCGCTGCGTGCACCTTCTGCGGGCGTCCGGCCGCGCCGCCTCGGCCCACCTCGTGGCGCTCATAGCCCTCGAGCGCCAGCGCGCCGTGCGCCGTCCGCAGGGCCCGCCGCTGCCCGCGCGCGCCCTTGCCGCCCTGGGCTGGCTGCTGGCGCTGCTGCTGGCGCTGCCCGCTGCCTTCGTGGTGCGCGGGGGCGCCccctcgccgccgccgcccgccgcgcCCCCGCCCGCCCGCGCCTGGCCCGGGGAGCGCCGCTGCCACGACATCTTCACGCTACTGCCGCGCTGGCACCTGATGCTCTACGCGCTCTACGAGGCCTTGGCGGGCTTCGCGGCGCCAGCCGCGGTCATGAGCGTCGCGGGCGGCCGCCTGCTCCGCACCTGGTGGCCGCGCCAGCCCCGAGCCCCatccgcggcggcggcggcggcggcggcggcacccAGGTCCGCCAGTCCGGGCCAGGCCTCCGCGCCCAACGTGCTGCCGCGCGCCAAGGTGCAGAGCCTCAAGATGAGCCTGGTGCTGGCGCTGCTGTTCGTGGGGTGCCAGCTGCCCTACTTCGCGGCCCGGCTGGCGACCACGTGGTCGTCTGGACAGGTGGGGGACTGGGAGACCGACGACCTGGCGGTGGTGCTGCGCCTCATAGGGGTGGCCAACAGCGCCCTCGATCCCTTCGTCTACCTGTTCTTCCAGGCGGGCGGCTGTCGGCTCCGGCGGCGCCTGCGGAGGCGCCTGGGCGCGCTGTGCTGCCCGCCGGAGGGGGTCGCGGAGGACGAGGAGGGGACCCGGGGCCACCAGGCGCTCCACCGCCACCGCTGGCCCCATCCGCATTACCACCACGCCCGGCGGGAGCAGCCCGAGCAGGGTTACCTGCGCCCACCGCCGCCGCGCCCCCGGCCACCGCCCTGCTCCTGCGAAAGCGTCTTCTAG